The proteins below are encoded in one region of Natranaerovirga hydrolytica:
- a CDS encoding ABC transporter permease codes for MTLFKFVFKRFFKYKFNFLLLFGVPFLVLFPVNIEHTFFPIGFQFYSMIIMIVSVRLAAIIAEDRMSKVLIRIGVAPLTHFKYLFQNLLAYSILLIGQNALVILVGVILYNQEITNPLGVFIIYSVFAITSIGFALAWYAFFRNKETAFQIAIAAIVAISMLGGLFWPVEIMPDLLQKIARLVPSYWVYESMRLLNNGANLIEFVMPLLVLLLFAIIFILLGSRRKMV; via the coding sequence ATGACCCTATTCAAATTTGTTTTCAAACGTTTTTTTAAGTATAAATTTAACTTTTTGTTATTATTTGGCGTGCCTTTTTTGGTACTATTCCCTGTGAATATAGAGCACACCTTTTTTCCAATCGGTTTTCAATTTTATAGTATGATTATCATGATAGTATCTGTAAGATTAGCCGCCATTATTGCAGAAGACAGAATGAGTAAGGTGCTTATAAGAATTGGTGTGGCACCACTGACTCACTTCAAATATTTGTTTCAAAATTTATTAGCCTATTCCATACTTCTTATAGGACAAAATGCTTTAGTCATTTTAGTAGGTGTGATATTATATAATCAAGAGATAACCAATCCCTTGGGCGTTTTTATAATATACTCAGTTTTTGCCATAACTTCAATAGGGTTTGCATTGGCTTGGTATGCTTTTTTTAGAAATAAAGAGACAGCTTTTCAAATTGCAATAGCTGCAATTGTAGCCATATCAATGTTAGGTGGTCTTTTTTGGCCAGTTGAGATTATGCCAGATTTATTACAAAAAATTGCTAGACTGGTTCCAAGTTATTGGGTATACGAAAGTATGCGTTTGTTAAATAATGGAGCGAATTTAATAGAATTTGTTATGCCATTACTGGTGCTATTATTATTTGCCATTATATTTATATTATTAGGCAGTAGAAGAAAGATGGTTTGA
- a CDS encoding S-layer homology domain-containing protein, with protein MRRKMGVLLIILLFINNTLVFGAEGEAGFFGGISEGVNLPREIDQYMNNQGTTTLDYKEIVFISGEPVEFEGTITINKGNMGNNERGSYNESINIEAINPQTDEAMNKSIQLLTSYRVVEKEFGTHIIRNSAVTSWNETINVEGTAYTLNPSSTFSKTSVEDITPGISYYSTDLRYHAIYDADNNDRIVVDAYNNIYGYNQTWSKIETQSMNQSIAAYSGNEELWQMNVNVNPVIEAKKSIYATESSPNPISFRETYTQRLERNSSLTYNIATNHNHLTQQQMNNSATIETANDIEYLTLPPQELSFLTGHWAEEDIKQLYSLEILDNLPHQNMLYQSMTRGEYIKLLCKTMNLDISEHEDAEEGDLQVFDDVPPNNPLYPYIMTAYDHKLTKGIAVNTFGIHQPITREEAFVIYMRIIGLDNIATTDNPRTPFVDNDEIASWAIKEIEAGRVLGIIHGDSNGRVNAKSYISAVEAGSLINRFIDYLRSGLVDDFIGPR; from the coding sequence ATGAGAAGGAAAATGGGTGTATTATTAATAATACTATTGTTTATAAACAATACATTGGTTTTTGGTGCAGAAGGGGAAGCTGGTTTCTTTGGTGGAATATCTGAAGGAGTTAATCTTCCTAGAGAAATAGATCAATACATGAACAATCAAGGAACAACCACATTAGACTATAAAGAAATTGTCTTTATTAGTGGTGAGCCAGTAGAGTTTGAAGGAACCATTACAATAAATAAAGGCAATATGGGTAATAATGAAAGAGGAAGCTACAATGAGAGTATCAATATTGAAGCTATTAATCCTCAAACAGATGAAGCTATGAATAAGTCTATACAACTCTTAACGTCCTATAGAGTGGTAGAAAAAGAATTTGGTACCCATATTATAAGAAATTCAGCGGTTACAAGTTGGAATGAAACCATAAATGTAGAGGGTACTGCCTATACATTAAATCCTAGTTCAACTTTTTCTAAAACCAGTGTGGAGGATATTACCCCTGGTATTAGTTATTATAGTACAGATTTAAGATACCATGCCATCTATGATGCAGATAATAATGATAGAATAGTAGTAGATGCATACAATAATATTTATGGATACAACCAAACTTGGTCAAAAATAGAAACACAAAGTATGAATCAATCCATAGCCGCATACTCAGGCAATGAAGAGTTATGGCAAATGAATGTGAATGTTAATCCTGTCATTGAAGCCAAAAAAAGCATTTATGCCACAGAATCTAGTCCGAATCCAATAAGTTTTAGAGAAACTTATACCCAAAGACTGGAAAGAAATTCTAGCTTAACCTATAATATTGCAACCAATCATAACCATTTAACACAGCAACAAATGAATAATAGCGCAACCATTGAAACAGCGAATGACATTGAATATTTGACTTTGCCACCGCAGGAATTAAGCTTTTTAACAGGGCATTGGGCGGAAGAAGACATCAAACAATTGTATAGCTTAGAAATATTGGATAACTTACCTCATCAAAATATGTTGTATCAATCAATGACAAGAGGTGAATATATAAAATTACTGTGTAAAACAATGAATTTAGATATTTCAGAGCATGAAGATGCAGAAGAAGGGGATCTTCAAGTATTTGATGACGTTCCACCGAATAACCCTCTATACCCATATATTATGACAGCTTACGACCATAAGCTAACCAAAGGCATTGCAGTGAATACTTTTGGTATACATCAACCCATTACAAGAGAAGAAGCTTTTGTTATTTATATGAGGATTATTGGATTAGATAATATTGCCACAACAGACAATCCAAGAACACCATTTGTAGACAATGATGAGATTGCATCTTGGGCAATCAAAGAAATTGAGGCAGGTCGTGTATTAGGCATTATACATGGAGATAGCAATGGTAGAGTGAATGCAAAATCTTATATATCAGCAGTTGAAGCAGGAAGTTTGATTAATCGATTTATTGATTATTTAAGAAGTGGATTAGTAGATGATTTTATAGGACCAAGATAA
- a CDS encoding response regulator, giving the protein MKVLIVDDDQLVCESLSILLEGERDIHVMGLAYNGEEAIESCKVNQPDVILMDIRMPIMDGIQATRQIKKQWPHIKIMMLTTFEDEKNIRLALIAGAEGYLIKSSQGTDMANNLRACVKGNAILDEKALKEIMEPKGYDLAQLTSREKDIFHLVAQGCSNKEIAQQLFITEGTVRNTISIVLEKLQVRDRTQLAIHYWKVK; this is encoded by the coding sequence ATGAAAGTTCTAATTGTAGACGATGATCAGTTGGTATGTGAAAGTTTATCCATTCTTTTAGAAGGCGAGCGTGATATTCATGTTATGGGTTTGGCTTATAATGGAGAAGAGGCTATTGAAAGTTGTAAAGTCAATCAGCCAGATGTTATTTTAATGGATATTCGTATGCCTATTATGGATGGCATACAAGCTACAAGACAGATTAAAAAACAATGGCCTCATATAAAGATTATGATGCTAACAACATTTGAGGACGAAAAAAACATTAGATTGGCTTTAATAGCAGGTGCAGAAGGTTATTTAATAAAATCATCTCAAGGTACTGATATGGCAAACAATTTAAGAGCTTGTGTTAAAGGCAATGCCATTTTAGATGAAAAAGCCCTTAAAGAAATAATGGAACCTAAAGGCTATGATTTAGCTCAATTAACATCAAGGGAGAAAGATATCTTTCACTTGGTTGCCCAAGGATGCTCTAATAAAGAAATAGCCCAACAACTCTTTATAACAGAAGGGACGGTAAGAAATACTATAAGTATTGTATTAGAAAAACTACAAGTCAGAGATAGAACCCAATTGGCAATTCATTATTGGAAGGTCAAATAA
- a CDS encoding ABC transporter permease has product MLYYTIKFALKRMLKDYTNIILLVIVPLGIITIIALAFAEDKAVIDASAAGMTIAFQIFGGFYTLEFLKADLFTTKKWKIYALPCSIPMYAYGILIASTIFNGFQGLTIVLVTKLFFGVEWVSIWGVALSLLILSLFSQLVFLNILLSVKNEKYADRFGEVFAWGSVILSNYFFRMPDNVFFNTVSKYTPIKLTEDAIASIRYQSGLMNIINPLAILLVASVVLTILSYLLGRRKLV; this is encoded by the coding sequence ATGCTATATTATACAATAAAATTTGCACTTAAAAGAATGCTAAAAGATTATACCAATATCATACTCTTAGTCATTGTACCCCTAGGAATTATCACCATCATTGCCCTTGCATTTGCAGAGGATAAAGCAGTTATAGATGCATCGGCAGCAGGAATGACCATTGCATTTCAAATATTTGGTGGTTTTTACACATTGGAATTTTTAAAAGCAGATTTATTTACAACAAAAAAATGGAAAATATATGCCCTACCATGTAGCATACCAATGTACGCTTATGGCATCTTAATTGCCAGTACAATTTTTAATGGTTTCCAAGGTTTAACCATTGTATTGGTAACAAAACTCTTTTTTGGTGTGGAGTGGGTTAGTATTTGGGGTGTAGCACTTTCGTTATTAATATTATCTTTGTTTTCCCAATTGGTATTTTTAAATATACTGTTAAGTGTTAAAAATGAAAAATATGCAGATCGCTTTGGTGAAGTGTTTGCTTGGGGAAGTGTTATATTATCCAATTATTTTTTTCGTATGCCAGATAATGTATTCTTTAATACCGTATCAAAGTATACGCCAATAAAGTTGACAGAAGATGCCATTGCGAGTATTAGATATCAATCGGGGCTTATGAATATTATTAATCCTTTAGCTATTTTATTAGTGGCATCAGTAGTGCTGACAATACTATCCTATCTTTTAGGAAGGAGAAAATTGGTATGA
- a CDS encoding DUF6608 family protein, producing the protein MKKKISKFKNSNTLKREFITPISVLFTTVTIIHSLMVVSGIDSPKQGVFAYIHLLTRFVLIFLIVSSTGLSKLLKKSAGNKVIVYVIPYIITLGLMLLFVFVKGFKVDLHPDAYIDISMSFTAMYIIYLLIKEKVLTQIISKLKKENP; encoded by the coding sequence ATGAAAAAGAAAATATCTAAGTTTAAAAATAGTAATACTTTAAAAAGAGAATTCATTACACCAATAAGTGTTTTGTTTACTACTGTAACGATTATTCATAGTTTAATGGTTGTATCGGGTATAGACTCTCCCAAACAAGGCGTGTTCGCTTATATTCATTTATTGACTCGGTTTGTACTTATTTTTCTAATAGTAAGTTCTACTGGTCTATCCAAGTTGCTAAAAAAGTCTGCTGGAAATAAGGTAATCGTATACGTTATACCTTACATAATAACATTAGGTTTGATGCTATTGTTTGTATTTGTAAAAGGATTTAAGGTTGACTTACATCCAGATGCTTATATAGATATATCAATGAGTTTTACAGCTATGTATATCATTTATTTACTGATAAAAGAAAAAGTCTTAACACAGATCATTTCAAAGTTAAAAAAAGAAAATCCTTAG
- a CDS encoding ABC transporter ATP-binding protein, whose product MIVASMEKVIKRYDDLLVLDNVSIELKKGEILGLLGPNGAGKTTLIHSLVGLIKVDSGDITVFNKNQKNNIIEIKKEIGLVTQDLTVFNDLTAKDNLEFFGGLYGLRGSELKNRIKEVLAFVGLTDNANKLPSKFSGGMKRRLNIACALMHKPKLLIMDEPTVGIDPQSRNHILETVKKLRDQGTTILYTTHYMEEIQAIASRVLIMDQGNVIAGGTVDELISNIKYEESVKIDVLEATDQLMEKINKIEGVKETIREGSRLNIISNSDSGNIDRILSVIREHTSIKSVNVDKPTLEDVFLTLTGKTLRDGREG is encoded by the coding sequence ATGATTGTTGCAAGTATGGAAAAGGTTATAAAACGTTATGATGACTTGTTAGTGCTAGACAATGTTAGTATTGAATTAAAAAAAGGAGAAATTCTAGGGCTGTTAGGTCCAAATGGTGCTGGAAAAACCACTTTAATACATTCTTTAGTAGGGCTAATAAAAGTAGATTCTGGTGACATAACTGTTTTTAACAAAAACCAAAAAAATAATATTATAGAAATCAAAAAAGAAATAGGCTTAGTTACACAGGACTTAACCGTCTTTAATGATTTGACAGCTAAGGACAATTTAGAATTCTTTGGTGGTTTATATGGACTGAGAGGCTCTGAATTAAAAAATCGTATAAAAGAGGTGCTAGCATTTGTTGGCCTTACAGATAATGCTAATAAATTACCTTCAAAGTTTTCAGGAGGTATGAAAAGACGGTTAAATATTGCATGTGCTCTAATGCACAAACCAAAGTTATTAATCATGGATGAACCAACTGTAGGCATTGATCCACAGTCACGTAACCATATTCTAGAAACGGTTAAAAAATTAAGAGATCAAGGCACTACCATTCTTTATACGACCCACTATATGGAAGAAATTCAAGCCATAGCGTCAAGAGTTTTAATTATGGATCAAGGCAATGTGATTGCAGGGGGAACAGTCGATGAACTCATTAGCAACATTAAATATGAAGAAAGTGTTAAAATAGATGTTCTGGAAGCTACGGATCAATTGATGGAAAAAATCAATAAGATAGAAGGGGTTAAAGAAACAATACGTGAGGGTTCAAGATTAAATATTATATCCAATTCAGATTCAGGTAATATAGATAGAATTTTATCGGTTATAAGAGAACACACAAGTATAAAATCAGTTAATGTAGATAAGCCCACTTTAGAAGATGTCTTTTTAACCCTTACGGGAAAAACTTTGCGTGATGGAAGGGAAGGGTAA
- a CDS encoding S-layer homology domain-containing protein has protein sequence MRKKVLVGALALALTSTVTSTIISEPMSQYIMMSTYAQEVDYEGRERGQAIIDNINFRDVSNDHWAKEAITRLGAIDIVKGDGRNYRPQGAVTNEEALAFVLRILGMEEAAQVASLELEDDFVDDEHILDLWSKGYLQVAMELGLITNDDFLDGLEPDQDNLPEDFFRRKSPATREQVAQWLVEGINAIEPNAIEPIYVQNHVRNYNDWQSIDNDKIPFVEAVIANNIMVGDNVSFRPKAHLTRAEMAMIIRNVDDVLYDVLNLENKHGTVERIEIEGQVSSQMEGNKKIYVRTQEGNVEVINYQQIRNNNNITYDAPVFYQGNIRGLNSLEQGDNIEYLVSSEDHTIMYVHKKGETDEEEVTGILEPLDQLEDGLITIQTSNGAKVTYFLSERLYINDTIRIDLDFINKDNAPVGQEVTLTTLNNLVTYVDYAEMSSPSEVRGTVNRIAPSFGYVVITDWNTGEDIEINYYRDHLDVQKQMHYDNVSEGYISGAFTFNPLSTTIEAIEPGDIVHIRLDDNGYATEISAATNYVVKYGRINNINFNSTNDYNFTIESEDGQMAYYEVNDSIVVRKGNANIFPYEIQSGDWVKLLVNQGVIEPGNMIESVKEISVDSYRNNVTKIFRGQLDNNGFNRSQRSISLLNSEELGLIGWDNYRENRSLDIKDRDLEVYYVGQRITLEEALYRYTGPNYNVYVAMEDLPGRDEVCRISIYDSRDSVLDHDYVVNTDGGQSFNLLNEDGSINTDQGTIIVRNGRLVETSNIMAPDYAQVVLSGASRAAVVNISQPPGNDMLTISRGRINGIDDNRSFEVSSQGMLNGMDWIFSPIERTYNMNYETVIIDEDGTHIPFNQFRGYDEDSQIDEVYTIISEGLNAKYVVKNPYSTEGVTGNIYEVNEDHLMINNVRVYDENNNTWEDLSYRSSYAQIDIEDNSIILKNNRVISVDELVRGDSIRVLTTENLIDQLREDDERDVPGYIILVE, from the coding sequence ATGAGAAAAAAAGTATTAGTAGGGGCTTTAGCTTTAGCATTAACAAGTACTGTAACCAGTACAATTATTAGTGAACCAATGAGTCAATACATAATGATGTCTACTTATGCCCAAGAAGTAGACTATGAAGGAAGAGAAAGAGGGCAAGCGATAATTGATAACATAAACTTTAGAGATGTGAGCAATGACCACTGGGCAAAAGAAGCCATTACAAGGTTAGGTGCAATAGACATTGTTAAAGGGGATGGAAGAAATTATAGACCTCAAGGGGCTGTAACCAATGAAGAAGCATTAGCATTTGTACTGAGGATACTGGGGATGGAAGAAGCAGCTCAAGTGGCTTCATTAGAATTAGAAGATGATTTTGTTGATGATGAACATATATTAGACTTATGGTCAAAAGGTTATTTGCAAGTTGCAATGGAATTAGGTCTTATAACAAATGATGATTTTTTAGATGGTTTAGAACCAGATCAAGATAATTTGCCAGAGGATTTTTTTAGAAGAAAATCACCAGCCACTAGAGAACAAGTGGCTCAATGGTTAGTAGAGGGAATTAATGCAATAGAACCCAATGCAATAGAGCCAATCTATGTTCAAAATCATGTAAGGAATTATAATGACTGGCAAAGTATTGATAATGATAAAATACCTTTTGTAGAAGCAGTGATTGCAAATAATATTATGGTTGGAGATAATGTATCTTTTAGACCAAAAGCACATTTAACAAGAGCTGAGATGGCAATGATTATTAGAAATGTTGATGATGTATTATATGATGTTTTAAATTTAGAAAATAAACATGGTACAGTAGAGAGGATAGAAATTGAAGGTCAAGTATCTTCTCAGATGGAAGGTAATAAAAAAATATATGTAAGAACACAAGAGGGTAATGTAGAAGTCATAAATTATCAACAAATTAGAAACAACAACAATATTACATATGATGCGCCGGTATTTTACCAAGGTAATATTCGTGGACTCAATAGTTTAGAGCAAGGTGATAACATTGAGTATTTAGTTTCTTCTGAAGATCATACAATAATGTATGTTCATAAAAAAGGAGAAACCGATGAAGAAGAGGTAACGGGTATATTAGAGCCATTAGACCAGCTAGAAGATGGATTAATAACCATTCAGACAAGTAATGGTGCAAAGGTAACTTATTTTCTTTCAGAGCGATTGTATATTAATGACACCATTAGAATTGACTTGGACTTTATTAACAAGGATAATGCCCCAGTGGGACAAGAAGTAACATTAACAACCCTTAATAATTTAGTGACTTATGTGGATTATGCAGAGATGTCATCACCCAGTGAAGTAAGAGGAACGGTTAATCGAATTGCACCAAGTTTTGGTTACGTCGTTATAACAGATTGGAATACTGGAGAAGACATAGAAATTAATTATTATAGAGATCATTTAGATGTGCAAAAACAAATGCATTATGATAATGTGAGCGAAGGTTATATCAGTGGTGCCTTTACATTTAACCCACTAAGCACAACCATTGAAGCCATAGAGCCAGGAGATATTGTGCATATAAGATTAGATGATAATGGGTATGCAACAGAAATAAGTGCAGCAACAAATTATGTTGTAAAATATGGTAGAATCAATAACATTAATTTTAATAGTACAAATGATTATAACTTTACAATAGAATCAGAAGATGGACAAATGGCCTATTATGAAGTGAATGACTCTATTGTTGTTAGAAAAGGTAACGCTAATATCTTCCCTTATGAAATTCAATCTGGTGACTGGGTAAAATTATTAGTTAACCAAGGGGTAATTGAACCAGGTAATATGATCGAAAGTGTTAAAGAGATTTCTGTTGATTCTTATAGAAATAATGTTACAAAGATATTTAGAGGACAATTAGACAATAACGGTTTCAATAGGTCTCAAAGAAGTATTTCTTTATTAAATAGTGAAGAATTAGGATTAATAGGTTGGGATAATTATAGAGAAAATAGAAGTTTAGACATAAAAGATAGAGATTTAGAAGTGTATTATGTAGGTCAAAGAATAACATTAGAAGAAGCGTTGTATCGATATACAGGACCCAATTATAATGTCTATGTGGCAATGGAAGATTTACCAGGTAGAGATGAAGTTTGTAGAATTTCCATATATGATAGCAGAGATTCAGTATTAGACCATGATTATGTGGTTAATACAGATGGTGGACAATCTTTTAATTTATTAAACGAAGATGGAAGCATTAATACAGACCAAGGAACAATTATTGTTAGAAATGGTAGGCTTGTTGAGACAAGTAACATTATGGCACCAGATTATGCACAAGTTGTTTTAAGTGGAGCTTCTAGAGCGGCCGTTGTGAATATATCACAGCCACCTGGAAATGATATGTTAACCATTTCAAGAGGTAGAATTAATGGCATTGATGACAATAGATCATTTGAAGTGAGTTCTCAAGGTATGCTTAATGGTATGGATTGGATATTCTCACCAATTGAAAGAACTTACAATATGAACTATGAAACGGTCATTATTGATGAAGACGGTACACATATCCCATTTAATCAATTTAGAGGATATGATGAAGATTCACAAATTGATGAAGTGTATACCATTATATCTGAAGGGTTAAATGCAAAATACGTTGTGAAAAATCCTTATAGTACAGAAGGTGTAACAGGTAATATATATGAAGTTAACGAAGATCATTTAATGATTAATAATGTAAGAGTGTATGATGAGAACAATAACACTTGGGAAGATTTAAGTTACCGTTCCAGTTATGCACAGATAGACATAGAAGATAATAGCATTATATTAAAAAATAATCGAGTGATTTCAGTGGATGAATTGGTTAGAGGAGACTCTATTAGAGTGTTAACCACAGAAAACTTAATTGATCAATTAAGAGAAGATGATGAAAGAGACGTACCAGGATATATTATATTAGTGGAATAA
- a CDS encoding sensor histidine kinase: protein MRWNIKGNNEVGVVLLLFLILLSIARWRFAMPTWTVLMDQGVCMVALFFYEDALYGLVFPVFETMLLLNPLFLIPTLIILIIENTYHTLGLLVLIQIALLGTVIGIWKKQRNVYIKEADEERGNRYELERLKGELLMANVKVAKMAEISERNRIARNLHDHVGHEMTAATLALKAFEKMWKEDHPKANEMFDLAQKRISDSMIQLRETIYDISPVQVMGVDTLKGICDQIKHLQITFKYYGDTSFIPVYIWSVLEPVLKEALTNVEKHSNGDQVDVSLDVTSNLVRLSVKDNGTHSQESKAVGMGLRNLKQRAQGVGGNISTDMNQGFRLVCVLPIK, encoded by the coding sequence TTGCGTTGGAATATAAAAGGCAATAACGAAGTAGGCGTAGTCCTTTTATTGTTCTTAATCCTTTTATCTATAGCAAGATGGCGGTTTGCAATGCCGACTTGGACAGTCCTAATGGATCAAGGTGTTTGTATGGTGGCTTTATTTTTTTACGAAGATGCTTTATATGGTTTGGTTTTTCCAGTTTTTGAAACAATGCTTTTGTTAAATCCCTTGTTTTTAATTCCCACGCTTATCATCTTAATCATAGAAAACACATACCATACGTTAGGGTTATTGGTACTCATACAAATAGCATTATTAGGTACGGTAATTGGCATTTGGAAGAAACAAAGAAACGTATACATAAAAGAAGCGGATGAAGAAAGAGGCAATCGCTATGAACTGGAACGATTAAAAGGCGAATTATTAATGGCAAATGTTAAAGTTGCAAAAATGGCTGAAATATCAGAGAGAAATCGAATAGCAAGAAATTTGCACGACCATGTGGGACACGAAATGACAGCAGCTACCCTAGCTTTAAAAGCCTTTGAAAAAATGTGGAAAGAAGATCATCCAAAAGCAAACGAAATGTTTGATTTGGCTCAAAAGCGTATTTCAGACAGTATGATTCAGTTAAGAGAAACCATCTATGATATATCCCCTGTGCAAGTGATGGGTGTGGATACGTTAAAAGGCATATGTGATCAAATTAAGCATTTGCAAATAACCTTTAAATACTATGGAGATACTTCATTCATTCCAGTATATATATGGAGTGTTCTAGAGCCGGTTCTAAAAGAAGCTCTTACCAATGTTGAAAAACACTCTAATGGCGATCAAGTGGACGTTTCATTAGATGTAACATCCAATCTTGTTAGACTCAGTGTAAAAGACAATGGGACCCATTCACAAGAAAGTAAGGCCGTAGGTATGGGTCTGAGAAATTTAAAGCAAAGAGCACAAGGTGTTGGCGGTAATATTTCTACAGATATGAATCAAGGCTTTAGACTGGTCTGTGTCTTGCCTATAAAATAA
- a CDS encoding copper amine oxidase N-terminal domain-containing protein produces the protein MYMNKKWTKRVSAGMLVLTVGLTTAVPTYANSNRSNGVGVPEHVIERQESRFQEIRGRQESKFIEIKERQERKLEEKLERVNKRQQEVLENYLDEDLELLQKNTKQIEEDNEGIHIVPFENVFFNNRNVKFDTPPVIKGNRTLVPVRAITEGMGAEVVWDQETQIITVTKENVEIILELGNNIAIVNGEEVEIDTEVEIMSNRTYVPLRFISETLDVYINYDEETGSIELEEDTDIVIEQLIEEIDDLKEVLQDLSEQYNAEKENLEEAFTEEKEILSQELELLSGEDKDNVLDEMAKLEDNYQAELDEMEEEYNLLYDEINETIESLNNQLAELKEESNVQLDESEKENEEDIEEAEERIEEGNIE, from the coding sequence ATGTATATGAACAAAAAATGGACTAAAAGAGTATCCGCAGGTATGCTTGTGTTGACAGTGGGATTAACCACAGCGGTGCCTACTTATGCCAATAGTAACAGAAGCAATGGTGTAGGTGTACCGGAGCATGTTATTGAAAGACAAGAATCAAGGTTTCAAGAAATAAGAGGCAGACAAGAATCGAAATTTATAGAAATAAAAGAAAGACAAGAAAGAAAATTAGAAGAAAAATTAGAGCGTGTTAACAAGAGACAGCAAGAAGTTTTGGAAAATTATTTAGATGAAGATCTAGAATTGCTTCAAAAGAATACGAAACAGATAGAAGAAGACAATGAAGGTATACATATTGTACCCTTTGAAAATGTATTTTTTAATAATCGTAATGTGAAATTTGATACACCACCAGTTATTAAAGGCAATAGAACGTTGGTGCCAGTACGAGCGATTACAGAAGGAATGGGTGCAGAGGTTGTTTGGGATCAAGAAACACAAATCATAACTGTAACAAAAGAAAATGTAGAAATTATTCTTGAATTAGGTAATAACATAGCAATCGTTAATGGGGAAGAAGTTGAAATAGATACAGAAGTAGAAATCATGTCTAACAGAACTTATGTCCCACTACGTTTTATTAGTGAAACATTAGATGTTTATATTAATTATGATGAGGAGACAGGTTCGATTGAGTTAGAAGAAGATACAGATATTGTGATTGAACAACTCATAGAAGAAATAGATGACTTAAAAGAAGTGTTACAAGATTTATCAGAACAATATAATGCAGAAAAAGAAAATTTAGAAGAAGCCTTTACTGAAGAAAAAGAAATTTTAAGTCAAGAACTAGAGCTTTTAAGTGGTGAAGACAAAGACAATGTATTAGATGAAATGGCCAAGTTAGAAGATAACTATCAAGCTGAATTAGATGAAATGGAAGAAGAATACAATTTATTATATGATGAAATCAATGAAACAATAGAAAGTCTAAACAATCAGTTAGCAGAACTTAAAGAAGAAAGTAATGTACAGCTTGATGAATCAGAAAAAGAGAATGAAGAAGACATAGAAGAAGCTGAAGAGCGTATAGAAGAAGGAAATATAGAATAA